From Oryza sativa Japonica Group chromosome 4, ASM3414082v1, one genomic window encodes:
- the LOC4336492 gene encoding short-chain dehydrogenase/reductase 2b isoform X1 yields MALQAIQAVSVSSTAPPPVWASAQRARLLGPKPNATCPRPRQTRPALDQRKEGERAERKDELMNHLLGRGVHIPRPAAANRGGTTTMEAAAISNPPSKSIIRIALVTGGNKGVGLETCRQLASRGLRVVLTARNEARGLEAVDGIRRSGAADSDVVFHQLDVTDAASVARLADFVRDQFGRLDILINNAGISGVDRDPVLVAKVKDQIEGMDVDQRVEWMRENSKETYDEAKSCITTNYYGAKLVTEALLPLLLLSSSGRIVNVSSGFGLLRNFNSEDLRKEFDDIDSLTEKRLEELLDLFLDDFKVNLIEAHGWPTGGSSAYKVAKAALNAYTRILAKKYPTLRINCLTPGYVKTDISMHMGVLTPEEGASNSVKVALLPDDGPTGAYFDRNGEASFV; encoded by the exons ATGGCCCTGCAAGCAATTCAGGCCGTATCTGTGTCCTCCACAGCTCCTCCACCTGTTTGGGCCAGCGCCCAGCGGGCTAGGCTGCTTGGCCCAAAACCAAACGCCACGTGCCCACGGCCTCGCCAGACTCGGCCCGCTCTAGACCAGAGGAAGGAAGGGGAAAGGGCGGAGCGGAAGGATGAACTCATGAACCATCTGCTCGGTCGCGGAGTTCACATCCCTCGCCCCGCCGCGGCGAATCGTGGAggaacgacgacgatggaggcggcggccatcTCGAATCCGCCGAGCAAGAG TATCATCAGGATCGCGCTGGTTACCGGGGGCAACAAAGGGGTCGGGCTGGAGACCTGCAGGCAGCTCGCGTCCCGGGGGCTCAGGGTCGTCCTGACGGCGAGGAACGAGGCGAGGGGGCTGGAGGCGGTCGACGGCATCAGgcgctccggcgccgccgatTCTGATGTCGTGTTCCACCAGTTGGATGTCACCGACGCTGCCAGCGTCGCCCGGCTGGCCGATTTCGTCCGGGATCAGTTCGGGAGGCTTGATATCTTG ATCAATAACGCAGGAATTTCAGGTGTTGATCGGGATCCAGTTTTGGTTGCCAAAGTTAAAGATCAG ATTGAAGGCATGGATGTAGATCAGAGAGTTGAATGGATGAGAGAAAATTCAAAGGAGACCTATGATGAAGCTAAATCATGCATTACAACAAACTACTATGGTGCCAAGCTTGTCACAGAAGCACTACTTCCTCTTCTTCTGTTATCCTCCTCGGGAAGAATTGTTAACGTGTCATCAGGATTTGGACTACTGAGA AACTTCAACAGTGAAGATCTTAGAAAAGAATTCGATGACATCGACAGTCTTACTGAAAAGAGACTAGAGGAGCTGTTGGATTTGTTCCTAGACGATTTCAAGGTGAACTTAATAGAAGCACATGGTTGGCCAACCGGTGGATCTTCCGCCTACAAAGTTGCCAAAGCTGCCCTTAATGCATACACAAGGATTCTTGCCAAGAAGTACCCTACACTACGTATCAACTGTTTGACACCTGGTTATGTCAAGACTGACATCTCAATGCACATGGGAGTATTGACACCTGAAGAGGGTGCTAGTAACTCCGTAAAGGTAGCTCTCTTGCCTGATGATGGTCCAACAGGTGCTTATTTTGATCGGAATGGCGAGGCATCTTTTGTGTGA
- the LOC9271852 gene encoding salutaridine reductase gives MEGDISSLPTKRVAVVTGGNKGIGLEVCRQLAADGITVVLTARDETRGVEAAEKLRGMGLSCVIFHHLEVTDSSSVSRLADFLTTRFGKLEILVNNAAVSGMEHAQRVDTNEEQFVGMDKQQRLEWLNKQGRETYDAAKNGVQTNYYGTKLVIQTLLPLLLQSSGEGRIVNVSSDAGLLRWLVNNEDLRKELDDVDNLTEERLDEVLDSFLKDFEAGALEAHGWPTAPFVAYKMAKVAMNAYTRILARRHPELRVNCVHPGYVKTDMTINSGFLTPEEGGRNVVTVALLPDGGPTGAYFDEGREASFLE, from the exons ATGGAAGGAGACATCTCCAGCCTCCCGACCAAAAG GGTTGCTGTGGTCACCGGCGGCAACAAAGGGATCGGGCTGGAGGTGTGCCGGCAGCTGGCCGCCGACGGCATCACGGTTGTTCTGACAGCCAGGGACGAGACGAGGGGCGTGGAGGCCGCCGAGAAGCTCAGAGGGATGGGCCTTTCCTGTGTCATCTTCCATCATCTGGAGGTCACGGACAGTTCCAGCGTTTCTCGGTTGGCTGATTTCTTGACGACTCGTTTTGGCAAGCTAGAAATACTG GTGAATAACGCAGCAGTTAGCGGGATGGAGCACGCCCAAAGAGTAGATACTAACGAGGAACAG TTCGTTGGCATGGACAAGCAACAGAGACTTGAATGGTTGAATAAACAAGGCCGGGAGACGTACGACGCCGCAAAGAACGGCGTGCAGACGAACTACTACGGCACGAAGCTTGTAATCCAAACCTTGCTGCCTCTGCTCCTGCAATCCTCCGGCGAAGGAAGAATCGTTAACGTCTCCTCCGACGCTGGACTACTAAGA TGGCTCGTCAACAACGAGGATCTGAGGAAGGAGCTGGACGACGTTGATAACCTCACCGAGGAACGGCTGGACGAGGTGCTGGACAGCTTCCTGAAAGACTTCGAGGCCGGCGCGCTGGAGGCGCACGGGTGGCCGACGGCGCCGTTCGTGGCGTACAAGATGGCCAAGGTGGCCATGAACGCGTACACGAGGATCTTGGCGAGGAGGCACCCGGAGCTGCGCGTCAACTGCGTGCACCCGGGCTACGTCAAGACGGACATGACCATCAACTCGGGGTTCCTGACGCCCGAGGAGGGCGGGAGGAACGTCGTGACGGTGGCCCTCCTGCCGGACGGCGGCCCGACCGGCGCGTACTTCGACGAGGGCAGGGAGGCGTCATTCCTGGAATGA
- the LOC4336492 gene encoding short-chain dehydrogenase/reductase 2b isoform X2 has translation MALQAIQAVSVSSTAPPPVWASAQRARLLGPKPNATCPRPRQTRPALDQRKEGERAERKDELMNHLLGRGVHIPRPAAANRGGTTTMEAAAISNPPSKRIALVTGGNKGVGLETCRQLASRGLRVVLTARNEARGLEAVDGIRRSGAADSDVVFHQLDVTDAASVARLADFVRDQFGRLDILINNAGISGVDRDPVLVAKVKDQIEGMDVDQRVEWMRENSKETYDEAKSCITTNYYGAKLVTEALLPLLLLSSSGRIVNVSSGFGLLRNFNSEDLRKEFDDIDSLTEKRLEELLDLFLDDFKVNLIEAHGWPTGGSSAYKVAKAALNAYTRILAKKYPTLRINCLTPGYVKTDISMHMGVLTPEEGASNSVKVALLPDDGPTGAYFDRNGEASFV, from the exons ATGGCCCTGCAAGCAATTCAGGCCGTATCTGTGTCCTCCACAGCTCCTCCACCTGTTTGGGCCAGCGCCCAGCGGGCTAGGCTGCTTGGCCCAAAACCAAACGCCACGTGCCCACGGCCTCGCCAGACTCGGCCCGCTCTAGACCAGAGGAAGGAAGGGGAAAGGGCGGAGCGGAAGGATGAACTCATGAACCATCTGCTCGGTCGCGGAGTTCACATCCCTCGCCCCGCCGCGGCGAATCGTGGAggaacgacgacgatggaggcggcggccatcTCGAATCCGCCGAGCAAGAG GATCGCGCTGGTTACCGGGGGCAACAAAGGGGTCGGGCTGGAGACCTGCAGGCAGCTCGCGTCCCGGGGGCTCAGGGTCGTCCTGACGGCGAGGAACGAGGCGAGGGGGCTGGAGGCGGTCGACGGCATCAGgcgctccggcgccgccgatTCTGATGTCGTGTTCCACCAGTTGGATGTCACCGACGCTGCCAGCGTCGCCCGGCTGGCCGATTTCGTCCGGGATCAGTTCGGGAGGCTTGATATCTTG ATCAATAACGCAGGAATTTCAGGTGTTGATCGGGATCCAGTTTTGGTTGCCAAAGTTAAAGATCAG ATTGAAGGCATGGATGTAGATCAGAGAGTTGAATGGATGAGAGAAAATTCAAAGGAGACCTATGATGAAGCTAAATCATGCATTACAACAAACTACTATGGTGCCAAGCTTGTCACAGAAGCACTACTTCCTCTTCTTCTGTTATCCTCCTCGGGAAGAATTGTTAACGTGTCATCAGGATTTGGACTACTGAGA AACTTCAACAGTGAAGATCTTAGAAAAGAATTCGATGACATCGACAGTCTTACTGAAAAGAGACTAGAGGAGCTGTTGGATTTGTTCCTAGACGATTTCAAGGTGAACTTAATAGAAGCACATGGTTGGCCAACCGGTGGATCTTCCGCCTACAAAGTTGCCAAAGCTGCCCTTAATGCATACACAAGGATTCTTGCCAAGAAGTACCCTACACTACGTATCAACTGTTTGACACCTGGTTATGTCAAGACTGACATCTCAATGCACATGGGAGTATTGACACCTGAAGAGGGTGCTAGTAACTCCGTAAAGGTAGCTCTCTTGCCTGATGATGGTCCAACAGGTGCTTATTTTGATCGGAATGGCGAGGCATCTTTTGTGTGA